The following nucleotide sequence is from Drosophila kikkawai strain 14028-0561.14 chromosome 2L, DkikHiC1v2, whole genome shotgun sequence.
aacttcAGCTCTAAAACAATTTTGGATTTAGAATACAATAtacatttacaaaatattaaagaaagaTTATTGgtcaataaatataattattagttcaaaatttgtaaatttaccAATAATCAGCTATAAAATAGCCAAATCTTTAGGAACGTTTACCAACACTTACGCTGCATCAGAAAACAGCTGTTTTGGCCAATcgccttttttttgttaagagTTGTTGCGAAAAAACTACAACAAACGACTTTTAAGTGTACCATGTTCCGGGCTGCGAGCCTCGCGTAATAGCACGCCTCCGGAGCTACCGTCGTGCGATGAATCTGCGGCCCCGCTGCCGCAAGTGGCTGCCACTGGCCACCCAGCAGCTCCGACTACGGAACCTGGCGCGAATTCAGGGATTCAACATTGTGTCCGGGTCACTGGAGTCaggggagcaggagcaggttGAGTCGGACGTACTCCTCTACTATACGCTGCACACGGACAGGGCCAGTGAGGCGTTCTACACTAGCGAAAAGCTGCCCCAGCGCCACCAGCAGCAAAAGTGGGCGGAGATCTGTACGGATGACGAGGCCTGGCGTAAATCCAATGCGCAGTGTGTGTGCATAAGGGTGTGGAAGCACCGACCGGCGGAGGGGAGAGACGTCCAACCAACTGAGACTGACAATAGGACTGGAGAGCTGAGCGGGTAGGGAAAATGTCGCTCTACCTGAACGTTCCTTAAgtcatttccattttccagaAGGTCCGCCCAACAGCAAACTCCCAGCAAGTTGCCACGCCCGCCCGAGCTGCTGTTCACCTGGGGCGTCTACTTCTCCGGCCTTATACCCCTGTCGCCACTAACCCTGGCCCAGTGTGGTAGCAACTGCTTGGTTTTCCAGTTAAACGGCGAGCAGTTCGCATCCCCGTCGATGATCACCGAGCAGGGCCTACAGGCGCAGCTGCATTTGCATTATCAAAAGTACGCGGCAGAAGAGGAGCGGGAGGAGCCCCGCGATCAGGGAATCAATTCGCCGGCTGCCAGCCGCAGTTCCAGTCCCGTGCTGCGGATGAGCACTATGCGGTATGCCCAACTAAAGTGCCAGCAGCACGAGATCAGGCGAAGCTGCAACCTGGAcaagctgttgctgctgcaacgTTTGcagcggctgcagcagcagaagctgaAGCAAATGACCGAGATCAGAAAGGAGATCTGTCGCCTCAGCGTTCAGTGCGTGACCAAGAACGAGCTGCGCCTCAAGCCGCGCACTACTTCATTATCTGGCGACCACGCTGCCCACCATCATCACCATTCCATGGGACGTGCCCTGAGTGTGCTGCTtgccgagcagcagcagatctCGCCCCTCACGCTGTACAACGCCCAGCAGCTGACCAAACAGATAGAGCGGCTTAGCAGCCAGCAGCGATTGCTGCAGACCGAGCGGGAGACCTTTCGTCAGCGCAACGAACGGCTACGCCAGCGTTTGGCTGCCTTGCGCGAGCAACGGGaagaactgcagcagcagttgcataGCCGGCGAGTTCGGCTGGAGCAGGAGTGCCTGGAGCTACGCACCATGGCCCCTCAGCACTTGGCACAGCGAGATCAGCGACGTCAAATAGTGCGACAGGTGAGACATTCCCAACTAAAGGTGGTTGTCTGAAATAAATCGAATTCTGTTGCAGGTGGAGCGCCGCATGTCAACGCTGGTGCTGGAGCTGCAGGAGATCTACAACATTCAGAATGTGGGCGGACAGCAGCTTAGCATCTGCGGCATTGCCTTTCCTCACATGGAGCAGTATACGAGCGAGTCGCGTCAGGCAGCGAACGCCCAGTTGATGGAGAATGTCTCGCCGCTGGCGGTGAGTGCGGCCTTGGGCTACATAGCGCATATGGTGCAAATGCTGGCCATCATCATGGACCGGCCGTTGCGAAACCGCATTGTCTATGAACCATCGAGGGCACGTATTGTCGACGATATCAAAGAGTTGACCTATACTACCAGGGAGTACGTTTAGCATAATCCAatggtttttactttctttttttcacatttatttatttattttccattgcaGATTTCCCCTATACACCCGATCTATACTTCCGTCACAGCAGACAAAGTATGCCATTTACCTGCTGCGCCAGAATGTCTCCCAGCTGTGCTTTGACATCACCGGTCATTGCGACCTACGGAACACCTTTGGCAATCTGCTGGAGCTATTTAACACCCTACGTTACATCGAACGAACGCAGCGGGACGACACCGATCAACGAGAtggaggcggtggcggtggaggAGCTCGGCTGACAAATGGTTTGACGGCCCCGCCTCACTTGTCGCAGTCGCACTCTTCGGTAGACATGAATCATGTGCCGCTGCCGACCAGCGCCAATTCGGCCAAAGATGCACTACTTCAACAACTACTGCCTCCGGGCGTCAGTCAGGCCTTGGCCATTGAGGGATATGCGTCAACGCAGCGGTAGGTTAACCTTTTGTAGAAgattctaaattaaattatgtattATTGATTTCCCCACTTTACGCAGCATTTGCCGTTCGGTGGGCTCCTATTCTGATGGCGAAGATGATTATCGGCCCCGCCTGGAGCACAACTATTCCAACTCGGACTCCAACATAGCCCTTCAGTCGGAGCGAAGCTGAAGAGCGATATATTCAGCAATATAATTCAGGCGTTTTATTCAAGTATATAAACAGGAAACGCAGCAATCTGCAGTTGTTGTAGTTTTTGAAATGTATTAGTTGAAGAAAAATTTGTGTgtacttttaaattaatcaaagttCGATGGCAATGCACAGTTGGTATAATTGCTTTCAACAAAACGGAATGCGATTATTAatgtgtatattatttttagttgtttaaGAGATCTCTCTGTAAATTCccttttattattgtttgtttgctaATATAAGCTAcgaataaacattttatatacaccaagttatttaattttggttaattttaactaaaataagAAATAGAGGGTAAGTTATTTCAAATTAATCTTTGCCGCCAGCTAGTGTTGTAAAGTGTGAGCAAGAGAAGTTTAACAGAGAGCTGTTAACTgattttgctaaaaaaaaaccagggctgccaaactttttgtttacgcGCAACCGCCAGATCTAGCGGGGAAATAGCTAAACGGGCAACGCTGCTGGCTGCTCAGCTGTCCGGTTATTCgaacattttttaagactttcgctattaataaataaataacggCCTCGGAGCTGCAAAATTAAGAGGAAAGTGTGGCGAAAAAGTGTGCAATAGTTGGCTCTCGAGATTGGCCCATATCGACCAGCGAATGAAATGAGAACCTCGGTGTGTACGTGTGTATTGGCAGATGCGCGAGTGTGAGTGCCAAAGGCCCGGGACTCTTGGCCCCGTATTTATTAGTCTTTATTTCTGTCAATTAAAACACCGATCGCACAGTGAGCTTATGATGACGAATTGTGGCCGACAACTGTTTCGACCGATAAGCGGTGTTAGATCGTCGGAATTCCGCCTCGGGGAATGCCTGTGATTTACGTTTGCCTCCCATGTTTACcgcgcaaacaaaaaaaaactcaggTGCGATAAGAGAAGCACCAGCAGACTTTCCCGAATTTCACACCCGTCCGCATATCTTAGTTTGCTCAACGAAAACGTGGCACTAAAGTTAAGTCAAAGAGTGCAAAGTTTACCCATTATCACTCACCTGGACGGTAAAGACTGAAACTGCATTTAGAGTGGGGCAAGTTCACGTTCCGATAAGTTCAACAAATTGAGGCAGGCGCCAAAAACTAACACCTGCCCAGCTCTCTTGGCCTAAGCTGCCCACGCACAGGCTCTCTTAGCTCCCTCTCTCTTAAAATggccgacaacaacaatgtaCCGCTGCGCGACTTCGACGAAGAGAGCGAAACGGACTCTGAGACGGAATTGCTCATACGCAGAGACGTCCcaagcggcagcggcagcaacaacaacctggGCAGAGCCAAACGCCGCAAAAGCTCAATGGGCTATAGTGGCGTTGACGCCGACGTAGGCGCTGGCAGCTCTGCCGCCGGCAGCTTTCTGGGCAATCTCTTTGGCCATAGTCTCGGCTCTGCCGCCGGCCAGATACGTTATAGAAATGAGCGGAGTCGCGAGCGCGCCAAAAACTCAAACAGCagtcacagcagcagcagcgtttCGAAACTGGCGCAATTAACGCACACGTCATCGGGGGCGGGCAGTGGGAGTGGCAGCGGGGCCGGTGTCGGCATCGGCGGAACAACAACGGGAGATAGTGCAGCGACGTCAGGAGCAGTACCCGGCGATCTTACCAATGGCGGAGCACACGGAGCCGTCGTTGATCCGGAGAACGGCTCATCCACAGTCTTCTACCAGCACAATCGGCGGAAGAGCAAAAGCCGGAGCATTGGCAACATCTGCAAGGTCTGTCTGTGCAGGTGAGTTTCCACGTTCCCGTTCgtcaacgctgcgtatgcgcaatattttcatttcgctGTTGCAATTGTGGCGGGGAGTTAAACGACCGTAAATAGacagaaagaaaacaaacgtGTATATAAACTTGTATGCATTCACAGTCAGCAAAAAAcaaggaatatattttgcattttcttaaaagtattttaGGTAGCATATTAAATATATCTTGTTTTTGAACtactattattaattaaagttatagaatcaaattaaactttttagtaTGGAAAgcttaaacaaaataaatgctttaaattttataaataaataaatcgaatttatatataaagaatttatatatttttatactcaAAAGAAGAAATAATTGTGACTcaattcaaagaaaataaacacaGGGAAGGATTGTTTTAAGATTACAATAAATAGCAAAATTACTTGGAAATAAATTCTGATTAAATGTGACTCGTGGAAGCATTTCTTTCCGAGTACTAAATTCGTAAGAATtggcttttaaaaaaaaaattccaaaactgtaaaattataataatcacACTTTTGCTGgaagttttaaatttactaCCGTCCTCTAGAAGTTcttgaataaatgaaatacgttatttaattcaaattctgTGTAATTCAAGGGACTACATTGAAACATTTTATGAGTTCTTCTAAAAATAGTTCTTAAATATTGCCGAGAGGCCAAGAAAACCACAAATGTGCTGACCTTCCAGCTAGACACCTTGTTATCAGTTTCACAATGCAGGCATTTAACATAGCCAAATAACCATAACTTTTTAAATCGCGCAAAGACAGCATTCAAATATAACCAAAGCCAGccattttagaatattttataatatacattttatatttgaacTTTTCGAATGTAGACTATGTAGCAATAGGTATATGAATTCACATCGAACAAGTTGTTGGGTTCTGCCACTCgccttttgtttattatttctcGGTCTGAGAATAATCATTTTGCGCGGCATTTTTGGAGAGATTTCAACCAAATTTATTTCTCAGCATTTTAGTGTTTCAGTTGTTTTGCAGTTTTTCGAAACACATTTCCATGAAAATAGTTGTGCCTAGTCCGGGTGTTTTGAAACGCGAGTGGAGACACATGTGCCTCTCAtgacatacacatatatttatatatatattattcttaTATACCTACAATGCAAGCGtctttatatatgtataaagcGATTTcgagatatatttttaatttacctAATTAGAGAGGGAAACGCGAGAGAACTTTTGAGAAAGGCCACACATGTGAACAAACAAGAACATACGACTGTAAGTGGATTGGAGAAGGtaaattgaaaacatttcGGTTTCTGCGACGAACTGCAAATCGATAAACGTGACGAAGGGGCCACCAGACACGTTCCAGGGGAGagaaatttcaagaaatagaaataataacCAAAACAAAGCTATAAATAGTGGCCCAAGACACAACCGAGTCGGGTGACAAAGCGCTAAAGTAAACGGAAAACTTTTCGCCACATTtcatacacaaacacacacacacgtggagTGTTTTGTAGGACTCTAATTGTTGCTAACTTTCCCCCAAAATGACCCCTCCTCCCACGGTTGCCAAggtatttttaatcaattttcgTGCGATTTAGAGCCCGAGTTGCGGGCGACCAATAAACAAACAGTGAAGACACcaaataatgccaaaaaaaaaaaaaaaaacaaattccaaaaaacaaaaccagtTTCAGGCTGCTTCTCAGCTGGTTTAGATACAGATAGTGGTTTTCAAGGtttctaaaaaattcaaaCGGGTTGCACAGAAGTGGTTTAAGGGTTTTTGTCGGTGGTCAGTCGCTGCTTTTTGTATTTGTGTCGAAAATTTTACATTTCGCTACTGCCTACTTGCTGCAATAAGGGAAATGTTAAGCTAAGAAAAGTAACAATCCATCGAtttatttgctcaaataaaccatttaaaatataaacccaTACTCATCCcgtaatttgttatttattttttatttatttcttatttatttgttaccTAATACTTTCTTTAGTGCTTGTTTCGCTTTACGCAAGGCCTCTTTATCGCCTACTGCCCTCAAGAGACTAGCTTTTTTCTCGAGTTTCCCAACaaaggttttaaattttttgaagGTTTTGTTACCCTTAAGCCTTCCTGTAAATTGTTTCGGGTTTTTCGCTTCATTATCGGGGCTCCACTCCGATTTCCGTTTCTGTTATATGAGGCACAAAGATTTCGACAGCCCGATTAGAATTGCAAAGTGAGGCGCCATGCGGCACATTGTGGTGCTGTGATTTTTGCGGCTGTTGCTGCCAGGGCTCAGTGTTGTGGAACCAACTGAGCATTTAGACTTTCCTATTCCACCTCCAAAAACATTGTGGGTTAGAGTATGGGCCTTGGCTTAA
It contains:
- the Uvrag gene encoding UV radiation resistance-associated gene protein isoform X1, coding for MNLRPRCRKWLPLATQQLRLRNLARIQGFNIVSGSLESGEQEQVESDVLLYYTLHTDRASEAFYTSEKLPQRHQQQKWAEICTDDEAWRKSNAQCVCIRVWKHRPAEGRDVQPTETDNRTGELSGRSAQQQTPSKLPRPPELLFTWGVYFSGLIPLSPLTLAQCGSNCLVFQLNGEQFASPSMITEQGLQAQLHLHYQKYAAEEEREEPRDQGINSPAASRSSSPVLRMSTMRYAQLKCQQHEIRRSCNLDKLLLLQRLQRLQQQKLKQMTEIRKEICRLSVQCVTKNELRLKPRTTSLSGDHAAHHHHHSMGRALSVLLAEQQQISPLTLYNAQQLTKQIERLSSQQRLLQTERETFRQRNERLRQRLAALREQREELQQQLHSRRVRLEQECLELRTMAPQHLAQRDQRRQIVRQVERRMSTLVLELQEIYNIQNVGGQQLSICGIAFPHMEQYTSESRQAANAQLMENVSPLAVSAALGYIAHMVQMLAIIMDRPLRNRIVYEPSRARIVDDIKELTYTTREFPLYTRSILPSQQTKYAIYLLRQNVSQLCFDITGHCDLRNTFGNLLELFNTLRYIERTQRDDTDQRDGGGGGGGARLTNGLTAPPHLSQSHSSVDMNHVPLPTSANSAKDALLQQLLPPGVSQALAIEGYASTQRICRSVGSYSDGEDDYRPRLEHNYSNSDSNIALQSERS
- the Uvrag gene encoding UV radiation resistance-associated gene protein isoform X2 — translated: MNLRPRCRKWLPLATQQLRLRNLARIQGFNIVSGSLESGEQEQVESDVLLYYTLHTDRASEAFYTSEKLPQRHQQQKWAEICTDDEAWRKSNAQCVCIRVWKHRPAEGRDVQPTETDNRTGELSGSAQQQTPSKLPRPPELLFTWGVYFSGLIPLSPLTLAQCGSNCLVFQLNGEQFASPSMITEQGLQAQLHLHYQKYAAEEEREEPRDQGINSPAASRSSSPVLRMSTMRYAQLKCQQHEIRRSCNLDKLLLLQRLQRLQQQKLKQMTEIRKEICRLSVQCVTKNELRLKPRTTSLSGDHAAHHHHHSMGRALSVLLAEQQQISPLTLYNAQQLTKQIERLSSQQRLLQTERETFRQRNERLRQRLAALREQREELQQQLHSRRVRLEQECLELRTMAPQHLAQRDQRRQIVRQVERRMSTLVLELQEIYNIQNVGGQQLSICGIAFPHMEQYTSESRQAANAQLMENVSPLAVSAALGYIAHMVQMLAIIMDRPLRNRIVYEPSRARIVDDIKELTYTTREFPLYTRSILPSQQTKYAIYLLRQNVSQLCFDITGHCDLRNTFGNLLELFNTLRYIERTQRDDTDQRDGGGGGGGARLTNGLTAPPHLSQSHSSVDMNHVPLPTSANSAKDALLQQLLPPGVSQALAIEGYASTQRICRSVGSYSDGEDDYRPRLEHNYSNSDSNIALQSERS